One stretch of Balneola sp. MJW-20 DNA includes these proteins:
- a CDS encoding ATP-binding protein, giving the protein MSKDVKAAMAAHNLFWDSYVDGHIDVLASVLDDNFKQIGSVEEEVFFNKEDSLKFIRDTIHQITGKLEMRNRKTKAYPLEDKDLILITEFCDLFVHDSESWIFYSRFRATTLMQKMDGSWKLIQQHSSMPDIKASEGENIATEKISKENLELREAIKRRTIELEQQNRELEIEAALERVRAKSMAMQSSDEITSISGSFHQQLLQLGIPTEFSYVWLPDEDNDEHQFWASWTENLKKDPLSKQVTYPLDKTEAYTEACFTAWENPEIVHEEFIPPADIDGFFEVWSELLAGADRLNAESFPEGIYYAEAYMRFGCFGINIRRELTDDEKKILKRFSIEFERAYARFLDLKKAERQAREAQIEAALEKVRARTMGMQSSEELSDVASVMFGQMKELGGDLFSFGIVLCEEQKDTVEQWHNLGNEGMLTPFSVPINLDYIHQYRYDQWKAGAELFSIEIPEDYIAEHFELMFGLPSVQATMDEVAAQGVEVEVPEWEIDYCASFSHGYLLVSSRKEFKEDHIFPRFAKVFDQAYTRFLDLQKAEAQTREAQIETALERIRTASMAMHQTEDISDVVVVFFNQLKELKVHFVQSWINVFHLDEGYFDIWFSPLDGVYKKPVHLQLPSALFEDTTIKAWREGMTFSYLSFSTKEELEALFQACDEATESDYFAHLQEKLQLERLEFIDANYKYGTVSKSGDVKATKEEEEILQRFAKAFEQTYTRFLDLKKAEEQAREAQIEAALERVRSRSMAMHKTEELQDVISTVYKQFLKLDVEITGGAFIIINSDIESEIICWGAGGTADYIEKVHLPYLDMPIYTELLEGIKKGPGFFTESFSPEEKRSFFTELFRNPPYNREGEGRKQEMLSKPGGYTRSCIVSPNTSIFIINHHGRPFTEEENEILKRMGNVFEQTYTRFLDLQKAEAQAREAEIEAALERVRSRSLAMQKSQDLHDVVTLIYQQLDSIGLEMNSVLLHELILDSDSQHFWVAANGQVYPEQTEIPINQNAFFSRFEVARKNNELFFTQCLSKKDKNDFFQHYFRHSNHSEVPQERKDFIFSCPSLNRSTALHKYTALSVARYDEISYTEEENEVIRRFARVFEQAYTRFLDLQKAEAQAREAEIQLALERVRARSMSMHSSDELHNVLEVLFSQFYELGIDPVNVFLSLFSRENRTLTYRATGTGGSRTQGQQVVSLDSLDVWKELFEKWKNDNSDSVEVIFYEKEVLPTLFDLLDETFSSMPPEERMSIDQFPEGGYTMHGYTPFGYIGYNHTRPPTEEEKEILTKFASEFSRVYQRFLDIEKAEAQAREAEIQLALEKVRARSLAMHHSDELPDVLSVLFEQFDLLGIKPAFAHLSLFDEENDTFSFRMTGFEGQRVLVEQIIDINEMEVWQDAFRQWKEEEENAVSCIDYPPEVLPDLFEIMKPIFDELPKGSEMRVGDFPDGIYTTQANCKFGYLGFNHTRRATEEEKDIVARFAREFGITYNRFLELQQAEAQARESEIQLALERVRARSMAMNHSDDLTDVLTVVFDQLTKLGVRSVWTHLTLVDIEANTFTYRMTGQDGQRVMAEQVIDLDASDIWKDSADALRSGSVETITRIKFPAESLPGIWEIFDEIFSSLKGNNKIAPEDFPDGIYTTEANCKFGYLGINRKSPASKEDEQILARFAKEFGMVYQRFLDIQKAEEQARESEIQLALERVRARTMAMHRSDEIADVLSKIFQELTLLDIVLTRCIIWIFNDEQKYVEWWLANPEEESGAQSYHMAYNDHPVFMEHLNSWKKRKELWLYKISGKKKSSWDDVIFNESELSKLPANVIEAMREPDVLYFTGTYNDFGLLRTVSLEPISEENTDIIMRFGKVFEQSYTRFKDVQKAEKLAYESGKQASLDRIRAEIASMRNSEDLKQITPIIWNELNTIGIPFIRCGVFIIDEENGLSHTYLSTSQGDPIAALHLPVQGISLTENIYRSWKAQDLYTEHWDESDFEAWIDNLIANGFIQSKESYKAGSTPTNLELHFLPFKHGMLYVGNTEPLSDENLDLGQSMANAFSVAYDRYEDFNKLEQAKLKVEESFQELEMAKDQLVQQEKLASLGQLTAGIAHEIKNPLNFVNNFSDLSLELVDELREEILRVYGDTSSEDMQDISDILEDIAANLQTIHKHGTRADTIVKSMLEHSRGGSGEMVPHNINELLTEFGNLSFHGMRAGKDPISVEMVYDLDESLPEIPVVAEDFSRVIVNLCYNAFDALREKVKVKSEKGDDFKPVLSISSALKDDHVILKIEDNGPGIPDEIRDKIMQPFFTTKKGTEGTGLGLSITNDIVKAHGGRIEIQSVPAEKTIFSIYLDVKG; this is encoded by the coding sequence ATGAGTAAAGATGTAAAAGCTGCAATGGCAGCACATAACCTTTTCTGGGATAGCTATGTGGACGGGCACATAGACGTTCTCGCTTCTGTACTTGACGATAATTTCAAGCAGATCGGTAGTGTTGAAGAAGAGGTTTTCTTTAATAAAGAAGATTCCCTGAAATTCATAAGAGACACGATCCATCAGATCACCGGAAAGCTGGAGATGCGGAATCGCAAGACCAAAGCATACCCATTAGAAGATAAGGATCTTATACTGATCACTGAATTTTGTGATCTCTTTGTGCATGATTCGGAGTCATGGATATTTTATTCCAGGTTCCGAGCAACCACTTTGATGCAGAAAATGGATGGTTCCTGGAAGCTGATACAGCAGCACAGTTCCATGCCGGACATCAAGGCCTCCGAAGGGGAAAATATTGCCACTGAAAAGATCAGTAAAGAGAACCTCGAGCTCCGTGAGGCCATCAAGCGGCGTACGATAGAATTGGAACAGCAGAACCGTGAACTTGAGATCGAAGCCGCATTGGAGAGGGTTCGGGCTAAAAGCATGGCAATGCAAAGTTCGGATGAAATAACCTCCATTTCGGGTTCATTTCATCAGCAGTTACTGCAGTTGGGTATCCCCACTGAGTTTTCCTATGTATGGCTGCCCGACGAAGACAATGATGAACATCAGTTCTGGGCCAGCTGGACGGAAAATCTCAAAAAAGATCCGCTAAGTAAGCAAGTTACCTATCCACTGGATAAGACCGAAGCCTATACTGAGGCCTGCTTTACCGCCTGGGAAAACCCGGAGATTGTGCATGAAGAATTCATTCCTCCTGCCGATATAGACGGTTTTTTTGAGGTCTGGAGTGAGCTCCTTGCAGGTGCAGATAGGCTAAACGCTGAATCATTTCCGGAAGGAATTTATTATGCGGAAGCCTATATGCGTTTCGGATGTTTTGGGATCAACATCCGCAGAGAACTCACCGATGATGAGAAAAAAATACTCAAAAGGTTTTCTATTGAATTTGAAAGAGCCTATGCCCGATTTCTGGACCTGAAGAAAGCCGAAAGACAGGCAAGGGAAGCGCAGATCGAAGCAGCGTTGGAGAAAGTGCGTGCCCGGACTATGGGAATGCAATCCAGTGAGGAACTTTCGGATGTAGCTTCTGTAATGTTTGGACAGATGAAAGAATTGGGCGGAGACCTCTTTTCCTTCGGGATCGTGCTGTGCGAAGAGCAGAAGGATACGGTGGAACAATGGCATAATCTGGGTAATGAAGGCATGTTAACCCCCTTCTCTGTACCAATAAACCTGGATTATATACACCAGTACAGATACGATCAGTGGAAGGCCGGTGCAGAACTGTTTTCTATTGAAATTCCGGAAGATTACATTGCCGAGCATTTTGAGCTTATGTTCGGACTTCCATCTGTTCAGGCAACGATGGATGAAGTGGCTGCCCAGGGCGTTGAGGTTGAAGTGCCGGAGTGGGAGATCGATTACTGCGCATCATTCAGTCACGGATACCTGCTCGTATCATCCCGAAAGGAGTTTAAGGAAGATCACATCTTTCCGCGCTTTGCTAAAGTATTTGACCAGGCCTACACCCGCTTTCTGGACCTTCAGAAAGCTGAAGCCCAGACCCGTGAGGCACAGATCGAAACAGCGCTTGAACGGATCAGAACAGCTTCAATGGCCATGCATCAGACCGAAGATATTTCTGATGTTGTGGTTGTTTTCTTCAATCAGCTGAAAGAATTAAAGGTTCATTTTGTACAGTCCTGGATCAATGTCTTTCACCTTGATGAGGGTTATTTTGATATTTGGTTTTCTCCTCTGGACGGCGTTTATAAAAAACCAGTTCATTTACAGCTACCGAGTGCTTTATTTGAGGATACCACCATCAAAGCATGGAGAGAAGGAATGACCTTTTCATATTTATCCTTCAGCACAAAAGAAGAACTCGAGGCGCTCTTCCAGGCCTGCGATGAGGCTACGGAGTCTGATTACTTTGCACACCTGCAGGAAAAATTACAGCTGGAGCGACTGGAATTTATCGATGCCAATTACAAGTACGGTACGGTCAGTAAGTCGGGAGATGTAAAGGCCACCAAAGAGGAAGAAGAAATACTACAAAGATTTGCAAAAGCATTTGAGCAGACCTATACCCGTTTCCTGGACCTGAAAAAAGCGGAAGAACAAGCTCGGGAAGCGCAGATCGAAGCCGCCCTGGAACGGGTCCGATCCCGGTCTATGGCAATGCACAAAACCGAAGAATTACAGGATGTTATAAGCACGGTTTACAAACAATTCCTGAAGCTGGATGTGGAAATCACGGGAGGCGCCTTCATTATCATAAACTCCGATATTGAATCTGAGATTATTTGCTGGGGCGCAGGAGGAACTGCTGACTACATAGAGAAAGTCCATCTTCCGTATTTAGACATGCCTATCTACACTGAACTCCTGGAAGGCATTAAAAAGGGCCCTGGTTTTTTTACTGAGTCATTTTCACCCGAAGAAAAGCGATCCTTTTTTACTGAGCTTTTCCGTAATCCTCCCTACAACAGAGAAGGAGAAGGGCGAAAACAAGAAATGTTGTCCAAACCCGGTGGTTATACCCGTTCCTGTATAGTTTCTCCCAACACCAGCATATTTATTATCAATCATCATGGGAGGCCATTCACAGAAGAAGAAAATGAGATCCTGAAACGGATGGGTAATGTCTTTGAACAGACCTATACACGTTTCCTGGATCTCCAAAAAGCCGAAGCTCAGGCCAGAGAGGCTGAAATCGAAGCAGCACTGGAGCGGGTTCGCTCTCGATCCCTGGCCATGCAGAAAAGTCAGGATCTGCATGATGTGGTAACACTCATCTATCAGCAACTGGATTCCATCGGACTTGAAATGAATTCAGTACTGCTTCACGAACTAATTCTTGATTCAGATTCCCAGCATTTCTGGGTAGCTGCCAATGGTCAGGTGTACCCTGAACAAACGGAAATTCCTATCAACCAGAATGCTTTTTTCAGCAGATTTGAAGTAGCCAGAAAGAACAACGAATTATTTTTCACCCAGTGTTTATCAAAAAAAGATAAGAACGACTTTTTCCAACATTATTTCAGGCACTCGAATCATTCAGAGGTCCCTCAGGAAAGAAAAGATTTTATCTTTTCATGCCCTTCCCTGAACAGGTCAACTGCGCTGCATAAGTATACAGCACTGTCTGTGGCACGGTACGATGAGATCTCCTATACCGAAGAAGAGAATGAAGTGATCCGACGATTTGCCAGGGTTTTTGAGCAAGCCTATACCCGGTTCTTAGACTTACAAAAAGCCGAAGCCCAGGCAAGGGAAGCTGAGATCCAGCTGGCTCTTGAAAGAGTCAGGGCAAGATCTATGTCCATGCATTCATCTGATGAATTACACAATGTGCTGGAAGTTCTGTTCAGTCAGTTCTATGAATTAGGGATCGATCCGGTTAATGTGTTTCTGAGTCTGTTCAGCCGGGAGAACAGGACCCTTACCTATCGTGCAACCGGTACAGGCGGGAGCAGAACGCAGGGGCAGCAGGTTGTAAGCCTGGACAGCCTGGATGTCTGGAAGGAATTATTTGAAAAATGGAAGAATGATAACTCTGATTCCGTTGAGGTCATCTTTTATGAAAAGGAGGTCTTGCCCACACTGTTTGATCTGCTAGACGAGACTTTTTCTTCTATGCCACCGGAAGAAAGGATGAGTATAGATCAATTCCCTGAGGGCGGATACACCATGCACGGTTATACCCCCTTCGGTTATATAGGGTATAACCACACCCGCCCACCAACTGAGGAAGAAAAAGAGATCCTTACAAAATTCGCTTCAGAGTTCAGCAGGGTTTACCAACGTTTTCTGGATATCGAAAAAGCCGAGGCTCAGGCAAGGGAAGCTGAGATTCAGCTGGCCCTGGAGAAAGTCCGTGCCCGCTCACTTGCTATGCATCATTCTGATGAGCTTCCGGATGTTTTATCGGTTCTGTTTGAACAGTTTGATCTGCTGGGGATCAAACCCGCCTTTGCACACCTATCTCTGTTTGATGAAGAAAATGACACTTTTTCATTCCGCATGACCGGTTTTGAAGGTCAGCGTGTACTTGTTGAGCAGATCATTGATATCAATGAGATGGAAGTCTGGCAGGATGCTTTCCGTCAATGGAAAGAGGAAGAAGAAAACGCGGTGAGCTGTATTGACTATCCTCCTGAAGTATTGCCTGACCTTTTTGAAATTATGAAGCCCATTTTTGATGAACTGCCCAAAGGATCAGAAATGAGGGTTGGTGACTTCCCCGATGGTATTTACACTACTCAGGCTAATTGCAAATTCGGCTATCTGGGCTTTAATCATACACGCAGGGCCACTGAAGAAGAAAAAGACATAGTAGCCCGGTTTGCACGGGAGTTTGGAATTACCTACAACCGCTTTCTTGAACTTCAGCAGGCTGAGGCTCAAGCCAGAGAATCTGAGATCCAGCTGGCTCTGGAGAGGGTCAGGGCCAGATCTATGGCAATGAACCATTCTGATGATCTCACGGATGTTCTGACGGTGGTATTTGACCAGCTGACAAAGCTGGGTGTAAGATCGGTCTGGACGCATCTGACACTTGTAGACATTGAAGCAAATACCTTCACCTACCGGATGACCGGTCAGGACGGGCAAAGGGTCATGGCTGAACAGGTCATTGACCTGGACGCATCGGATATCTGGAAAGATTCAGCAGATGCTCTAAGGTCCGGTTCCGTTGAAACCATAACCAGGATCAAATTCCCGGCAGAATCCTTACCAGGTATCTGGGAGATCTTTGATGAGATCTTCTCATCTCTTAAAGGAAATAATAAAATTGCTCCGGAAGACTTCCCGGATGGTATTTATACGACCGAGGCAAACTGTAAATTCGGATACCTGGGAATTAACCGGAAATCCCCTGCCTCAAAAGAAGATGAGCAGATACTTGCCCGTTTTGCTAAAGAGTTCGGCATGGTCTATCAGCGTTTTCTGGATATTCAAAAGGCCGAAGAACAGGCTCGTGAATCAGAGATCCAGCTGGCACTTGAAAGAGTCAGAGCCCGGACCATGGCCATGCACAGATCAGATGAAATAGCCGATGTATTAAGCAAGATCTTCCAGGAACTGACCCTTTTAGACATCGTTCTGACCCGATGTATCATCTGGATCTTCAATGATGAACAGAAATATGTTGAATGGTGGCTGGCCAACCCTGAAGAAGAATCTGGTGCACAAAGTTACCATATGGCTTACAATGATCATCCGGTATTCATGGAACACCTTAATTCCTGGAAAAAGCGTAAAGAATTATGGCTTTACAAGATCTCAGGAAAAAAGAAGTCTTCCTGGGATGATGTGATCTTTAATGAAAGTGAATTATCCAAACTCCCTGCTAACGTGATCGAGGCTATGCGGGAACCGGATGTTCTTTATTTCACAGGAACCTACAATGATTTCGGACTACTCAGAACGGTAAGTCTGGAACCGATCTCAGAAGAAAATACCGATATCATTATGAGATTCGGGAAAGTTTTTGAACAGTCTTACACACGCTTTAAGGATGTGCAAAAAGCCGAAAAACTGGCCTATGAATCAGGTAAGCAGGCTTCCTTAGACCGTATTCGTGCCGAGATCGCATCCATGCGTAATTCTGAAGATCTAAAGCAGATAACGCCCATTATATGGAATGAACTTAATACTATTGGCATCCCTTTTATACGATGCGGAGTATTCATCATTGACGAAGAGAATGGTCTCAGCCATACCTACCTGAGTACGTCTCAGGGTGACCCTATTGCTGCGCTGCATCTCCCGGTACAGGGAATTTCGCTTACAGAAAATATTTACCGGTCCTGGAAAGCTCAGGACCTTTACACCGAACACTGGGATGAAAGCGATTTTGAGGCATGGATCGACAATCTGATCGCTAATGGATTCATTCAGTCAAAAGAAAGCTACAAAGCCGGTTCCACCCCAACCAACCTGGAACTCCATTTCCTTCCCTTTAAACACGGAATGCTTTACGTGGGAAATACAGAACCGCTTTCGGATGAAAACCTGGATCTGGGGCAGTCGATGGCTAATGCCTTCTCTGTTGCATACGACCGCTATGAAGATTTCAATAAACTGGAGCAGGCCAAACTAAAGGTCGAGGAGTCATTCCAGGAACTGGAAATGGCCAAAGATCAACTTGTGCAGCAGGAAAAGCTGGCTTCTCTGGGACAACTCACGGCCGGTATTGCCCATGAGATCAAGAACCCGCTGAACTTCGTAAATAACTTTTCGGACCTCTCTCTCGAACTCGTGGATGAGTTAAGGGAAGAAATCCTGCGGGTCTACGGCGATACATCCTCTGAGGATATGCAGGACATCAGCGACATCCTTGAAGACATCGCAGCTAATCTTCAAACGATACATAAACACGGTACCAGAGCAGATACCATTGTTAAGTCTATGCTGGAACACAGCCGGGGCGGATCAGGTGAAATGGTACCGCATAATATAAACGAACTGCTGACCGAATTCGGAAATCTCTCCTTCCATGGCATGCGAGCCGGCAAAGACCCCATCAGTGTAGAGATGGTTTACGATCTTGATGAATCATTACCGGAGATCCCGGTAGTAGCGGAAGATTTCAGCCGGGTTATTGTGAATTTATGCTATAATGCCTTTGATGCCTTACGTGAAAAGGTAAAAGTGAAAAGTGAAAAAGGAGATGATTTTAAGCCTGTATTATCGATCTCATCTGCGTTAAAAGATGATCATGTGATTTTGAAGATCGAAGATAACGGCCCGGGCATTCCCGATGAGATCAGGGATAAGATCATGCAGCCTTTCTTTACCACTAAAAAAGGGACCGAGGGGACCGGACTCGGACTTAGTATTACCAATGATATCGTTAAAGCTCATGGCGGGAGAATAGAGATCCAGAGTGTCCCTGCTGAAAAAACCATTTTTTCGATCTACCTGGATGTAAAGGGATAG
- a CDS encoding ATP-binding protein: protein MESSKLQLLEENYERVLNVGFCLKPYEDLSHIIGSEPVVFGTTKDEKILSMEEVDALFRSQYEQMGDMKPGMDRNRVATHISPDGNNAFIVEEITLTLSSPEEVNSIFMRASCVMEYNNDQWQLTHWHTSTPVDTENDHWHQEEWKREKEKLQQLVDQQTKDLLKKNRELEIETSLERVRSHTMGMIKSTELKAVVKVIFEELAQLDISAEHAGIVVDYESEKDWHLWVAEKQDIPSKITYPYLDLVWDQQFTQAKKEGKEFFTTLLNFDEKNSFYKKLLPHIEGLTDKARDFYFNCPGLAISTVIEEDIGLYIENFAGTPYSSEENEILKRFGKVFQQAYTRFLDLQKAERQAREAKIETALEKIRSRTMGMQTGEELKDVVVLLYKELIALGVTNFVTCGYVEIHEDRQIQETWVTSPGGDEFGLFYLPLTGDDTFDARYVAWKAQEPVFHQSVAGQVRLDHLEYAITKFNSKEAEEMVRSQFPDPTVFYCFNFSHGYLHIVGGSILSPEEEELLARFTKVFEQTYTRFLDLKKAEAQAREAKIETALEKVRSRSMGMQSSDELPEVANLLFLEIQALGINAWSCGYCILEEDRRSSTCIMSSEGTIQKPFLLPHHGEPSFDEWDNFVHSEKSFFIQELKEEAIESHYDFMLSLPQLQPVFQDLDDAGLSLPTYQINHLSKFSDGFLLFITYEKVPDAHDIFKRFTTVFDQTYTRFLDLQRSEQRAREAEVELSLERVRAQVTAMQESSDLFDIVVNMRKEFISLGHEADYFWHMRWLPDSYEMSMTSEDGNRIGMVIRIPKFVHDAIHGLAEWEKSSEPVYVMPLNANDAWDYIENMNTHGQYEKADPNAPDEQAIQDLGGLTFIIARTSHGEIGFSLPGEVPDPPQDALDTLKRFAGVFDLAYQRFEDLQESEQQAKLILEERDRLEVTLKELHATQDQLIQQEKLASLGQLTAGIAHEIKNPLNFVNNFSDLSLELVDELREEILRVYGDTSSEDMQDISDILEDIAANLQTIHKHGTRADTIVKSMLEHSRGGSGEMVPHNINELLTEFGNLSFHGMRAGKDPISVEMVYDLDESLPEIPVVAEDFSRVIVNLCYNAFDALREKVKVKSEKGDDFKPVLSISSALKDDHVILKIEDNGPGIPDEIRDKIMQPFFTTKKGTEGTGLGLSITNDIVKAHGGKLRIESGDDFSRFIIEMNK, encoded by the coding sequence ATGGAATCATCAAAACTTCAATTACTGGAAGAAAATTATGAAAGAGTCCTGAATGTGGGATTCTGTCTCAAACCCTATGAGGATCTGTCCCATATAATAGGGTCCGAGCCCGTTGTTTTTGGTACTACTAAGGACGAGAAGATCTTGTCCATGGAAGAGGTTGATGCATTGTTCCGGTCTCAATATGAACAGATGGGTGATATGAAGCCCGGGATGGACCGGAATCGTGTGGCTACTCATATATCACCAGATGGAAATAATGCTTTTATCGTGGAGGAGATCACGCTTACTCTTTCCTCTCCGGAAGAGGTTAACTCCATTTTTATGCGGGCCAGCTGTGTGATGGAGTATAATAACGATCAATGGCAGTTGACTCACTGGCATACTTCCACCCCGGTTGATACGGAAAACGATCACTGGCATCAGGAGGAATGGAAACGGGAAAAGGAGAAACTGCAACAGCTTGTTGATCAGCAGACAAAAGACCTCCTTAAAAAAAACCGGGAGCTTGAAATAGAGACTTCTCTGGAACGTGTCAGATCCCACACCATGGGAATGATTAAAAGTACCGAACTAAAAGCGGTAGTAAAAGTGATCTTTGAGGAACTCGCTCAACTTGACATTAGCGCTGAGCATGCTGGTATCGTCGTAGATTATGAGTCCGAAAAGGATTGGCACTTATGGGTTGCTGAAAAACAGGATATACCTTCAAAGATCACATATCCGTACCTTGATCTTGTATGGGATCAGCAGTTTACACAAGCAAAAAAAGAGGGTAAAGAATTTTTTACCACACTTCTTAATTTTGATGAAAAGAACAGCTTCTACAAGAAGTTACTTCCCCATATTGAGGGTCTGACTGATAAGGCCAGAGATTTTTATTTCAATTGTCCCGGACTTGCTATTTCAACCGTGATTGAAGAAGACATTGGCCTTTATATTGAAAACTTCGCCGGAACACCTTATTCCTCGGAAGAAAATGAAATCCTAAAGAGGTTTGGCAAGGTCTTTCAGCAAGCTTATACCCGCTTTTTAGATCTGCAAAAAGCAGAGCGTCAGGCACGCGAAGCTAAAATTGAAACAGCGCTCGAGAAGATCCGGTCCCGAACCATGGGGATGCAAACAGGAGAAGAACTCAAAGATGTTGTGGTTCTGTTGTATAAAGAACTCATTGCACTAGGGGTGACCAATTTTGTTACCTGCGGGTATGTCGAAATTCACGAGGACAGGCAAATACAGGAAACCTGGGTTACCAGTCCCGGGGGTGATGAGTTTGGTCTGTTTTACCTGCCGCTTACAGGAGATGATACTTTTGATGCACGATATGTCGCGTGGAAAGCTCAGGAACCCGTATTTCATCAATCCGTAGCCGGACAAGTGAGATTAGATCATCTCGAATACGCAATTACCAAATTCAACTCTAAAGAAGCCGAGGAAATGGTGCGAAGTCAGTTTCCTGACCCGACGGTTTTTTACTGCTTTAACTTCTCTCACGGATATCTGCATATCGTAGGCGGCTCTATTCTGAGTCCTGAAGAAGAAGAATTGCTGGCCAGATTCACCAAGGTTTTTGAACAAACCTACACCCGTTTCCTGGACCTCAAAAAAGCGGAAGCACAGGCACGGGAAGCCAAAATTGAAACTGCCCTGGAAAAAGTCAGGTCCCGCTCTATGGGGATGCAGTCTAGTGATGAATTGCCGGAAGTAGCTAACCTGCTGTTTCTGGAAATTCAGGCCCTGGGAATCAATGCCTGGAGCTGCGGTTATTGTATTCTGGAAGAGGACCGCCGATCAAGTACCTGCATCATGAGCAGTGAAGGAACCATTCAAAAACCATTCCTCTTACCTCACCACGGAGAACCCTCCTTCGATGAATGGGATAATTTCGTTCACAGTGAAAAATCGTTCTTTATTCAGGAACTGAAAGAAGAAGCCATAGAAAGCCACTATGACTTCATGTTGTCGCTTCCCCAGCTTCAGCCTGTATTTCAGGACCTTGACGACGCCGGTCTTTCTCTCCCAACTTATCAGATAAACCATCTGTCAAAATTCTCAGATGGGTTTCTCCTTTTTATAACCTATGAGAAGGTGCCGGATGCCCATGATATATTCAAACGTTTTACCACCGTATTTGACCAGACCTATACCCGGTTTTTAGATCTGCAGAGATCAGAACAAAGAGCTCGTGAGGCCGAAGTTGAATTATCTCTTGAGAGAGTTCGAGCACAAGTCACGGCCATGCAGGAATCTTCCGACCTCTTCGATATCGTCGTGAATATGCGAAAAGAGTTTATTTCATTGGGACATGAAGCAGACTATTTCTGGCATATGCGCTGGCTGCCGGATTCCTATGAAATGTCGATGACTTCTGAGGATGGCAACCGAATTGGCATGGTGATCAGAATTCCCAAATTCGTACATGACGCTATTCACGGTTTGGCTGAATGGGAGAAAAGCAGTGAGCCGGTATATGTTATGCCTCTGAATGCGAATGATGCCTGGGATTATATAGAGAATATGAATACCCACGGTCAGTACGAGAAGGCTGATCCCAATGCTCCAGATGAGCAGGCTATTCAGGATCTGGGAGGCCTTACATTCATCATTGCACGCACTTCCCATGGAGAGATCGGATTCAGCCTTCCGGGTGAAGTACCGGATCCGCCTCAGGATGCACTGGATACACTGAAGCGCTTTGCCGGCGTATTTGATCTGGCATATCAGCGATTTGAGGATCTTCAGGAATCCGAACAACAGGCAAAACTTATCCTTGAAGAACGTGATCGCCTTGAAGTTACACTGAAGGAATTACACGCCACTCAGGACCAGTTGATACAGCAGGAAAAGCTGGCTTCTCTGGGACAACTCACGGCCGGTATTGCCCATGAGATCAAGAACCCGCTGAACTTCGTAAATAACTTTTCGGACCTCTCTCTCGAACTCGTGGATGAGTTAAGGGAAGAAATCCTGCGGGTCTACGGCGATACATCCTCTGAGGATATGCAGGACATCAGCGACATCCTTGAAGACATCGCAGCTAATCTTCAAACGATACATAAACACGGTACCAGAGCAGATACGATTGTTAAATCTATGCTGGAACACAGCCGTGGCGGATCAGGTGAAATGGTACCGCATAATATAAACGAACTGCTGACCGAATTCGGAAATCTCTCCTTCCATGGCATGCGAGCCGGCAAAGACCCCATCAGTGTAGAGATGGTTTACGATCTTGATGAATCATTACCGGAGATCCCGGTAGTAGCGGAAGATTTCAGCCGGGTTATTGTGAATTTATGCTATAATGCCTTTGATGCCTTACGTGAAAAGGTAAAAGTGAAAAGTGAAAAAGGAGATGATTTTAAGCCTGTATTATCGATCTCATCTGCGTTAAAAGATGATCATGTGATTTTGAAGATCGAAGATAACGGCCCGGGCATTCCCGATGAGATCAGGGATAAGATCATGCAGCCTTTCTTTACCACTAAAAAAGGGACCGAGGGGACCGGACTCGGACTTAGTATTACCAATGATATCGTTAAAGCTCATGGCGGTAAATTGCGGATTGAAAGCGGAGATGATTTCAGCAGATTCATAATAGAAATGAACAAATGA